Proteins encoded within one genomic window of Pedobacter africanus:
- a CDS encoding HEPN domain-containing protein — protein MQSFRTELENPVVEKDIIDLEKKIREFREGKIHDEKFRSLRLARGIYGQRQPGVQMIRIKLPFGKVTFKQLLRISDVSDKYASRNLHLTTRQDIQIHYVSLDRTPELWEELEQDDVTIREACGNTVRNVTSSPDAGINPNEPFDVSPYAHAFFSYFLRNPICQEMGRKIKFAFSSDDRDTAFSYIHDLGFIPKISEQGERGFKVLLGGGLGAQPFLAELVHEFLHEDQIIPYAEAMLRVFDRYGERTNRNKARLKYLVQKLGLEEVLRLIEEERIANKVKSFKIDRNTVPQPALPERIDYPALEVTDNLAYKHWRATNVVPQKQEGYFAVYIKVTKGDIPTEEARKLVAAIAPYVADEIRVTQNQGLMLKFAHETALPGLYVALNELGFAKPGFDSVADVTTCPGTDTCNLGISNSMSLSVALEELVYEEYPELVYEKDIKIKISGCMNSCGQHGLAHIGFHGSSVKANGKVVPAVQVMLGGGTVGDGEGRVAERVIKAPSKRATDVLRVLLNDFAANSGDTETFHAYYDRQTKDYFYQLLKPLADLTNLKDEEFVDWGHEETFVTAIGVGECAGVVIDLVATLLLESDEKLEWARASYANGAWADAIYHTYAVYVSAAKALLLDKGVNSSTQIGVIREFDNHYVQTGEVQLDGSFNDRVLQINKNEPTEEFAKAYLKLAEDFYTGIKNARAEKVS, from the coding sequence ATGCAAAGTTTTAGGACAGAGTTAGAGAATCCTGTTGTCGAAAAAGATATCATTGATCTGGAAAAAAAGATCAGGGAATTTCGCGAAGGTAAAATCCATGATGAAAAATTCAGAAGCCTGCGCCTGGCCCGTGGCATTTACGGGCAAAGGCAGCCGGGGGTCCAGATGATCCGCATTAAACTGCCTTTTGGTAAGGTAACTTTTAAGCAGCTTCTGCGGATATCGGACGTGTCTGATAAGTATGCCAGCAGGAACCTGCACCTCACTACCCGTCAGGATATACAGATCCATTACGTGAGCCTAGACCGGACCCCGGAGCTTTGGGAAGAACTGGAACAGGACGACGTGACCATTCGCGAGGCTTGCGGCAATACGGTTAGGAATGTGACTTCTTCTCCTGATGCGGGCATCAATCCGAACGAGCCTTTTGATGTATCGCCTTATGCCCATGCCTTTTTCAGCTACTTTCTGCGCAATCCTATCTGCCAGGAAATGGGACGGAAGATCAAATTCGCTTTTTCCTCGGACGACAGGGACACGGCCTTCAGCTATATACATGACCTTGGTTTTATTCCAAAAATAAGTGAGCAGGGCGAACGAGGCTTTAAGGTTTTATTGGGTGGCGGTTTAGGCGCACAGCCTTTCCTGGCCGAACTGGTACATGAATTTTTACATGAAGACCAGATCATTCCCTATGCGGAAGCCATGTTAAGGGTATTCGACCGCTATGGCGAAAGGACCAACCGCAATAAGGCCCGCTTAAAATACCTGGTGCAGAAGCTTGGATTGGAAGAAGTACTGCGTTTAATTGAAGAGGAGCGGATTGCCAATAAAGTGAAATCTTTTAAAATAGACCGCAACACAGTGCCACAGCCGGCATTGCCTGAACGGATTGATTATCCGGCGCTGGAAGTGACAGATAACCTGGCTTACAAACACTGGCGTGCCACCAATGTGGTGCCGCAAAAGCAGGAAGGTTATTTTGCTGTTTATATTAAAGTAACCAAAGGGGATATCCCTACAGAAGAAGCCCGCAAACTGGTAGCTGCTATTGCTCCCTATGTGGCGGATGAAATAAGGGTTACCCAGAACCAGGGATTGATGCTGAAATTTGCACATGAAACCGCATTGCCAGGGTTGTATGTAGCTCTTAATGAGCTCGGCTTTGCCAAGCCAGGATTTGATAGTGTGGCCGACGTGACTACCTGTCCCGGAACAGACACTTGTAACCTGGGGATTTCGAACTCTATGTCGCTTTCGGTAGCCCTGGAAGAACTGGTGTATGAAGAATATCCGGAACTGGTTTACGAGAAAGACATCAAAATAAAGATCAGTGGCTGTATGAACTCATGCGGACAGCATGGACTTGCACATATTGGATTCCACGGAAGCTCTGTAAAAGCCAATGGCAAAGTAGTGCCGGCTGTACAGGTGATGCTTGGAGGTGGTACTGTTGGCGACGGCGAAGGCCGGGTAGCTGAAAGGGTAATCAAGGCGCCTTCAAAACGTGCAACCGATGTATTAAGAGTATTGCTGAATGATTTTGCTGCCAACAGCGGTGATACCGAGACTTTTCATGCTTATTATGACAGGCAGACTAAGGATTATTTTTATCAGCTGCTGAAACCACTGGCTGACCTCACAAATTTGAAAGATGAAGAGTTTGTAGACTGGGGCCATGAGGAAACTTTTGTAACCGCAATTGGTGTAGGGGAATGTGCAGGGGTGGTGATAGATCTGGTAGCTACGTTATTGCTGGAATCGGATGAAAAGCTGGAATGGGCAAGGGCATCTTATGCCAATGGCGCCTGGGCCGACGCCATTTACCATACCTATGCGGTATATGTAAGTGCGGCCAAGGCATTGCTGCTGGACAAAGGTGTGAACAGCAGCACGCAGATTGGCGTGATCAGGGAGTTTGACAATCACTATGTGCAGACCGGGGAAGTACAGTTGGATGGATCGTTTAACGACCGGGTATTACAAATTAACAAGAACGAGCCTACAGAAGAATTTGCGAAAGCTTATTTGAAGCTGGCGGAAGATTTTTATACAGGCATTAAAAATGCCAGAGCCGAAAAAGTGTCATGA